A DNA window from Bacteroidia bacterium contains the following coding sequences:
- the meaB gene encoding methylmalonyl Co-A mutase-associated GTPase MeaB — MNTEILLKEILNGNWRALAKAITLVENETKEGKEILSGLKNRDIQVVGITGPPGAGKSTLISALITTYTEQGKKVGVMAVDPTSPFSHGSLLGDRLRMSEHFTHPDVFIRSLATRGSLGGLSSKAAEVISLMKACNFDVILVETVGVGQSEIEIAALADTTVLVLVPEAGDDIQTIKSGVMEIADIFVVNKSDREGADILMKNLEVLVHERPDASRTPAVLKCSATQKEGIRELCQQIIAHYPHRDPDKKEKVRKFLNR; from the coding sequence ATGAATACAGAAATACTCTTAAAGGAGATACTGAATGGGAACTGGAGGGCATTGGCTAAAGCAATCACGCTGGTAGAAAATGAAACGAAGGAGGGGAAAGAAATATTGTCGGGACTTAAAAACCGCGATATTCAGGTAGTGGGAATTACCGGGCCTCCGGGAGCCGGAAAATCGACTCTGATCAGCGCACTTATCACCACTTACACGGAACAGGGGAAAAAAGTTGGCGTTATGGCTGTTGATCCCACCTCGCCGTTTAGTCATGGCTCATTATTGGGTGATCGCCTGCGCATGAGTGAGCACTTTACCCATCCCGACGTATTCATACGTTCTTTAGCCACACGTGGTTCGCTGGGCGGACTTTCATCCAAAGCAGCCGAAGTGATATCGCTGATGAAAGCCTGCAATTTCGATGTGATCCTGGTTGAAACAGTAGGGGTTGGACAAAGTGAAATTGAGATCGCAGCTTTGGCAGATACCACTGTTTTGGTTTTGGTACCTGAGGCGGGAGATGATATTCAAACGATCAAATCCGGTGTCATGGAGATCGCTGATATTTTTGTGGTAAATAAAAGTGACCGCGAGGGTGCCGATATCCTGATGAAAAACCTGGAAGTATTGGTGCATGAACGGCCGGATGCTTCACGCACACCTGCTGTGTTGAAATGTTCAGCCACCCAAAAAGAAGGAATACGCGAACTTTGCCAACAGATCATTGCACATTACCCTCACCGCGACCCCGATAAAAAAGAGAAAGTGAGGAAGTTCTTAAACCGATAG
- a CDS encoding Ig-like domain-containing protein has product MHRLSSFITLHLLLTSACCLLFHSCAQMQVPGGGPRDVSAPKVINYSPDSAKVNFTGNEVKIVFDENIVLKDMQGQLMVSPPMELLPEITLQKNRILHIKFRETLKANTTYGIYFGNAIADVHEGNTAEGFRYVFSTGPVMDSVAVFGSVTDAFTGAQLKQVTVMLYAGQDDSLPFKKPPEYFSRSGPDGSFRVDHIKPGWYKAVAVLDANRNFRYDPEEELIGFADSLIDLTTSRKLNFRLFKGPPQKQFIRRSVVVEPGKVMIVLNKPCPDLKIHLRRTNRLQTRMWKNERADTILFHYGKFTADTLDLLLVSDADVWKESLALRIADSKAPQLRASVLFTGGELQDPDKPVRILFNHPVDSFSFTGITGGTDELSPMDSSALEFTMQDYIVEVRPVSSKGVILWDPGTEHTVILNPGCFTGFGNLPSDSIKIIFQVKELRYYGSLEVKAQWKPQEGIVQLLNEKGQVVHSDQGSGDLKLFCRYLLPGKYRIRLIYDHNKNGQWDSGDYSRKVQPERVIYSPGWFTVRSDWEVQEVWKVE; this is encoded by the coding sequence ATGCATCGGCTTTCTTCATTTATTACACTCCATCTCCTGCTGACCTCTGCCTGCTGCCTGCTTTTTCATTCCTGTGCCCAAATGCAGGTTCCCGGCGGAGGCCCCAGGGATGTGAGTGCTCCCAAAGTGATAAATTATTCACCCGATTCTGCCAAGGTGAACTTTACAGGCAACGAAGTGAAGATCGTATTTGATGAGAACATTGTGCTGAAGGATATGCAGGGGCAGCTGATGGTTTCTCCCCCAATGGAATTGTTACCGGAGATCACTCTTCAGAAGAACAGGATTCTGCACATCAAATTCAGGGAAACACTGAAAGCGAATACTACCTACGGCATTTATTTTGGCAATGCCATTGCGGATGTTCACGAAGGCAATACTGCCGAAGGATTTCGTTATGTTTTTTCCACGGGTCCTGTAATGGATAGTGTGGCCGTATTCGGGTCCGTAACGGACGCGTTTACCGGCGCGCAATTGAAGCAGGTAACAGTTATGCTGTATGCCGGGCAGGATGATTCCCTTCCGTTCAAAAAACCCCCTGAATACTTTTCCCGTTCCGGACCGGATGGTTCTTTTCGTGTGGATCATATTAAACCAGGGTGGTATAAAGCAGTGGCGGTTCTGGATGCGAACCGAAATTTTCGCTACGATCCGGAAGAGGAACTGATTGGATTTGCCGATTCCCTGATTGATCTGACCACTTCCCGTAAATTGAATTTCCGGCTTTTCAAAGGACCGCCTCAGAAGCAATTCATTCGGCGTTCCGTTGTGGTGGAGCCGGGAAAAGTGATGATTGTTCTCAATAAACCTTGTCCGGATCTTAAAATTCACCTGCGCCGCACGAACCGGCTGCAGACAAGAATGTGGAAGAATGAGAGGGCAGATACCATTCTTTTTCACTACGGGAAGTTCACTGCTGATACGCTGGATCTGCTGCTGGTTTCGGATGCAGATGTGTGGAAGGAAAGCCTTGCACTCCGCATTGCAGATAGCAAGGCTCCTCAACTCAGGGCCAGCGTGCTTTTTACCGGCGGAGAGCTGCAGGATCCGGATAAACCGGTGAGAATACTTTTCAATCATCCGGTAGATTCGTTCAGTTTTACAGGCATAACGGGAGGTACGGATGAACTAAGTCCTATGGATTCCTCAGCGCTGGAATTCACCATGCAGGATTATATAGTGGAAGTCAGACCGGTTAGCAGTAAGGGTGTCATACTCTGGGATCCGGGTACGGAACATACGGTAATTCTGAATCCGGGCTGCTTTACAGGATTCGGGAATCTTCCCAGCGACAGCATTAAAATAATATTCCAGGTAAAGGAATTGCGGTATTACGGTTCACTGGAAGTGAAAGCGCAGTGGAAGCCGCAAGAGGGCATCGTTCAGCTTCTTAACGAGAAAGGACAGGTGGTTCATTCCGATCAGGGTTCAGGCGATCTCAAGCTGTTTTGCCGGTACCTGCTCCCTGGTAAATACAGGATCCGGCTGATCTACGATCACAATAAAAACGGTCAATGGGACAGCGGTGATTATTCCCGGAAGGTGCAACCCGAAAGGGTGATTTATTCACCCGGCTGGTTTACAGTGCGGTCCGACTGGGAGGTGCAGGAAGTTTGGAAAGTAGAATAA
- a CDS encoding GAF domain-containing protein — MAEQIAVEGNTREEKYNNLLPQLKSLLAGENDPVANMGNLCAALKETFGFLWVGFYLVRGNELVLGPFQGPVACTRIQMGKGVCGTAWVKQHTLIVPDVTEFPGHIACSTRSRSEIVVPLFRQGSVIAVLDIDSEHLNDFSLTDQTHLESITQLLS; from the coding sequence ATGGCAGAGCAGATCGCTGTGGAGGGAAATACCAGGGAAGAAAAATATAACAATCTCCTTCCTCAGCTCAAGTCTTTACTGGCGGGTGAGAATGACCCTGTGGCAAATATGGGGAACCTGTGTGCAGCCCTGAAGGAAACATTCGGGTTTTTATGGGTAGGATTTTACCTGGTGCGGGGCAATGAATTGGTTCTGGGTCCGTTTCAGGGTCCTGTGGCTTGCACAAGGATACAAATGGGAAAAGGGGTCTGCGGTACGGCATGGGTAAAGCAGCATACCCTTATTGTTCCGGATGTAACAGAATTTCCCGGACATATTGCCTGCAGCACTCGATCACGATCGGAAATCGTAGTACCACTCTTCAGGCAAGGATCGGTCATTGCCGTCCTGGACATTGATTCTGAACACCTGAATGATTTTTCACTTACCGATCAAACGCATCTGGAATCCATTACTCAACTCCTCTCCTGA
- a CDS encoding ComF family protein produces the protein MWSDVLHLVFPNVCPACNRALYHFEECLCTICLRTLPGTGFHLLPDNPVERMFMGRVDLNAAAVYYRYRKGSRVQNMIHRLKYKGEKEIGRFLGRRYGRELLQSEQFRSADVIIPVPLHPARLRSRGFNQSEVFGSGLSEAMGKPLHTDWLLRKERTNTQTRKSRFHRWENTEGKFTLGKGAQEGCHVLLVDDVITTGATLEACARALLQLRGSRVSVAAMAGTLH, from the coding sequence ATGTGGTCGGATGTGTTGCACCTGGTTTTTCCGAACGTTTGTCCGGCCTGTAACCGGGCGCTGTATCATTTTGAAGAGTGTCTTTGCACGATTTGCCTGAGGACTCTTCCCGGCACAGGTTTTCATCTTCTTCCCGATAATCCCGTGGAGCGCATGTTTATGGGAAGGGTGGATCTGAATGCCGCCGCAGTGTATTACCGGTACCGGAAGGGTTCACGGGTGCAGAATATGATTCACCGCCTGAAGTATAAGGGAGAAAAGGAAATTGGCAGGTTTCTGGGACGGCGCTACGGACGAGAGCTGCTGCAGTCAGAACAGTTCCGTTCAGCGGATGTGATTATTCCGGTGCCGCTGCATCCGGCACGGTTACGCTCCAGGGGATTCAATCAAAGTGAGGTTTTTGGAAGCGGGCTCTCCGAAGCAATGGGTAAGCCCTTGCACACCGACTGGCTGCTCAGGAAAGAGCGCACCAATACGCAAACCAGAAAATCGAGATTTCACCGCTGGGAAAATACCGAAGGAAAATTTACGCTTGGTAAAGGAGCGCAAGAAGGTTGTCATGTGCTGCTGGTGGATGATGTGATCACCACGGGAGCCACCCTGGAAGCCTGCGCACGCGCGCTGCTGCAATTACGCGGCAGCAGGGTGAGTGTTGCGGCAATGGCCGGAACACTGCATTGA
- a CDS encoding CotH kinase family protein codes for MHFRTFTGLMVLLLTTSLFSQVNFTSSDLPIVVINTNNQTIQDTVRIVADMGIIYNGPGNRNYMTDPFNHYAGKISIEIRGSTSQQYPKKSYGLETQDALGNNQDTSILGMPKENDWILYGAYPDKTLMRNEITYDLFRKMGYWDSRYVWCELVINNQYKGVYSFMERIKRDKNRVDCPKITPLDTAGDDLTGGYIMKVDKLTGSSNTYFQSPYSTKVKFLCHDPEYSELLPVQYNYIRNEIIGFENIMAGPNWKNLTTGYPSVIYVNSFIDFMIMQELGRTVDGYRSSSFLWKQKDSKGGWLVAGPMWDFNLSYGNADYCDAYDTTGYQMNFNSLCGSSFSSAVPFWWNKFLTDTAFTHLLKCRWMFLRNTVLNDDSVNARIDSMKVKLQESQTRNFQQWPILGVYVNWNYFIGQTWQDEIDYLKWWFRARSEWLDNNWPGYCWNYSVDDNGLFSSVTHQVYPNPAGEWFILDVSEPFRVQNAALELYDLTGRKLLHLPGLNENSLLIQRGDLPSGIFLYRLVQDGKPVASGRIIFQ; via the coding sequence CCACTTCCCTTTTTTCTCAGGTGAACTTCACCAGCAGCGATCTGCCGATTGTGGTGATCAACACCAATAACCAGACAATCCAGGATACCGTTCGAATTGTGGCCGATATGGGTATTATCTATAACGGACCCGGGAACCGGAATTACATGACGGATCCCTTTAATCACTACGCCGGAAAAATATCCATCGAGATCAGGGGCTCCACTTCCCAGCAATATCCCAAGAAATCATATGGCCTGGAAACACAGGACGCACTCGGAAATAACCAGGATACCTCCATTCTGGGAATGCCAAAGGAAAACGACTGGATCCTCTATGGTGCGTACCCGGATAAAACGCTCATGCGCAATGAGATCACCTACGATCTGTTCCGGAAGATGGGGTATTGGGATTCGAGGTATGTATGGTGCGAGCTGGTGATCAATAACCAATACAAAGGGGTGTACTCTTTCATGGAGCGCATTAAACGAGATAAAAACAGGGTGGATTGCCCAAAGATTACCCCGCTGGACACGGCCGGCGACGACCTTACAGGGGGATACATCATGAAAGTGGATAAACTCACGGGAAGCAGCAATACCTATTTCCAGTCGCCATACAGTACCAAAGTGAAATTCCTCTGCCATGATCCCGAGTACAGTGAATTACTTCCCGTGCAATACAACTATATCAGAAATGAAATTATTGGATTTGAAAATATTATGGCAGGCCCCAACTGGAAGAATCTCACCACCGGGTACCCCTCCGTTATTTATGTGAATTCATTTATTGATTTCATGATCATGCAGGAGCTGGGAAGAACGGTAGACGGATACCGTTCCAGTTCTTTTCTCTGGAAACAAAAAGACAGTAAAGGTGGCTGGCTGGTGGCCGGCCCTATGTGGGATTTTAATTTATCCTACGGCAATGCGGATTATTGTGATGCATATGATACTACGGGATACCAAATGAATTTCAACTCCCTTTGCGGAAGCAGCTTTAGCAGCGCGGTCCCCTTCTGGTGGAATAAGTTTCTCACCGATACAGCATTTACTCATCTGCTCAAATGCCGGTGGATGTTTCTTCGCAATACCGTTTTGAACGACGATTCGGTGAACGCGAGAATTGATTCTATGAAAGTGAAACTGCAGGAATCCCAGACCCGGAATTTTCAGCAATGGCCAATTCTCGGCGTTTATGTTAACTGGAATTATTTCATAGGACAAACATGGCAGGACGAAATTGATTATCTCAAATGGTGGTTTCGCGCACGCTCGGAGTGGTTAGACAATAACTGGCCGGGATACTGCTGGAATTATTCCGTAGACGACAACGGTTTGTTCTCATCGGTTACGCATCAGGTGTATCCTAACCCGGCGGGAGAATGGTTCATTCTTGATGTGAGCGAACCTTTCAGGGTGCAGAATGCGGCGCTGGAACTGTACGACCTTACCGGGAGAAAATTATTGCATCTGCCCGGGTTAAATGAGAACAGCCTGCTGATTCAAAGGGGTGATTTGCCATCGGGAATTTTTCTTTACCGGCTTGTTCAGGATGGAAAACCGGTTGCGTCCGGTCGAATCATTTTCCAGTAA